The following coding sequences are from one Microbacterium sp. SORGH_AS_0969 window:
- a CDS encoding MoaD/ThiS family protein, whose product MSVRVRYFAAAAEAAGTDAEDRAEHSLAALRAGVVADHPALGGILDRCAVLVDGTRHDDDAPLDGVTHVDVLPPFAGG is encoded by the coding sequence GTGAGCGTCCGCGTCCGGTACTTCGCCGCCGCCGCGGAGGCCGCGGGAACGGATGCCGAAGACCGCGCCGAGCACAGCCTCGCCGCGCTGCGGGCCGGGGTCGTCGCGGACCACCCCGCCCTCGGCGGCATCCTCGACCGTTGCGCCGTCCTCGTCGACGGCACGCGTCACGACGACGACGCGCCCCTGGACGGCGTCACGCACGTCGATGTGCTCCCGCCGTTCGCGGGCGGCTGA
- the moaC gene encoding cyclic pyranopterin monophosphate synthase MoaC: MTFTHLDAAGHARMVDVTLKQPTVRTATARGFVRCAPEVVAALRDGTAPKGDVLAVARIAGIQAAKSTPALLPLAHVIGVHRASVDLEITDDGVEIEATVGTADRTGVEMEALTSVSVAALAVVDMVKGMDKGTFIENVRIVSKTGGKSGDWARPGEPAGSTPDAGAGA; this comes from the coding sequence ATGACCTTCACGCACCTGGATGCCGCGGGCCACGCCCGCATGGTCGATGTCACCCTCAAGCAGCCCACGGTCCGCACCGCAACCGCCCGCGGCTTCGTGCGCTGCGCGCCCGAGGTGGTCGCGGCGCTGCGCGACGGCACCGCGCCCAAGGGCGACGTGCTGGCCGTGGCGCGGATCGCCGGCATTCAGGCCGCGAAGTCCACGCCCGCCCTGCTGCCGCTCGCGCACGTCATCGGCGTGCACCGTGCGTCGGTCGATCTCGAGATCACCGACGACGGCGTCGAGATCGAGGCCACCGTCGGCACCGCCGACCGCACCGGCGTCGAGATGGAAGCGCTCACGAGCGTCTCGGTCGCAGCCCTCGCGGTCGTCGACATGGTGAAGGGCATGGATAAGGGAACGTTCATCGAGAACGTCCGCATCGTGTCGAAGACCGGCGGGAAGTCGGGCGACTGGGCAAGGCCGGGCGAACCGGCCGGCTCCACCCCCGACGCGGGAGCCGGCGCGTGA
- the glp gene encoding gephyrin-like molybdotransferase Glp, protein MTRLLTVEEHRSRVLAAVSLLPAETVSLSEASGRTLAEPVLAAHDLPGFDNSSMDGFAVRFADVEGADAEHPASLRVVADLPAGTADDPAIVPGQAARIMTGAAVPADADAIVPFEDTAGGLADSLDTIEVLRAPAAAGAFIRRRGGDTRAGDVVLSAGERLGPFALAAAAAAGVAEVAVRRRPRVAVVSTGSELVAPGDTPTRGQTPDSNATLLAALVAAADADIELVDRVGDDPAGIETVLARASRADVVVFTGGVSAGAYEPVRLALSDRIAFKKVAMQPGKPQAFGALADGRLVFGLPGNPVSVAVSFEVFVRPALLALQGRAVLDRRIARLTASEAWTTPPGRRQYLPAAVDLVAGTARPATAGGSGSHLAASLARAEAFAIVPAEVSAVSVGDTLDVMLIP, encoded by the coding sequence GTGACCCGCCTCCTCACCGTCGAAGAGCACCGCTCCCGGGTGCTCGCCGCCGTCTCGCTGCTCCCCGCCGAGACCGTGTCTTTGTCCGAGGCCTCCGGCCGCACCCTCGCCGAGCCCGTGCTCGCGGCGCACGACCTCCCCGGCTTCGACAACTCCTCGATGGACGGCTTCGCCGTCCGCTTCGCCGACGTGGAGGGGGCGGATGCCGAGCACCCGGCGTCGCTGAGAGTGGTCGCCGATCTGCCGGCCGGCACCGCCGACGATCCCGCCATCGTCCCGGGCCAGGCGGCGCGCATCATGACGGGCGCCGCCGTTCCCGCCGACGCCGACGCGATCGTCCCGTTCGAAGACACCGCCGGGGGCCTCGCCGACTCGCTCGACACGATCGAGGTCCTCCGTGCCCCCGCCGCCGCGGGCGCCTTCATCCGTCGGCGCGGCGGCGACACCCGCGCCGGCGACGTCGTCCTCTCGGCAGGAGAACGCCTCGGCCCCTTCGCTCTCGCGGCGGCCGCCGCGGCCGGGGTCGCCGAGGTCGCCGTCCGGCGCCGCCCGCGTGTCGCCGTCGTCTCCACCGGAAGCGAGCTCGTCGCTCCCGGCGACACGCCCACGCGCGGGCAGACCCCCGACTCGAACGCGACACTGCTGGCCGCGCTCGTCGCGGCCGCCGACGCCGACATCGAGCTCGTCGACCGCGTCGGCGACGATCCGGCGGGAATCGAGACCGTCCTCGCGCGCGCCTCGCGCGCCGATGTGGTGGTCTTCACCGGCGGCGTGAGCGCGGGGGCCTACGAGCCCGTGCGCCTCGCCCTGTCCGACCGCATCGCCTTCAAGAAGGTGGCGATGCAGCCCGGCAAGCCCCAGGCGTTCGGCGCTCTCGCCGACGGGCGGCTCGTCTTCGGCCTCCCCGGCAACCCCGTGAGCGTCGCGGTGTCGTTCGAGGTGTTCGTGCGGCCCGCCCTCCTGGCCCTGCAGGGACGCGCGGTGCTCGATCGGCGCATCGCCCGGCTCACGGCATCCGAGGCCTGGACGACACCGCCCGGACGCCGCCAGTACCTCCCGGCCGCGGTCGATCTCGTCGCGGGAACCGCCCGACCGGCCACGGCCGGCGGGTCGGGCTCGCACCTCGCCGCTTCTCTCGCGCGAGCCGAAGCGTTCGCGATCGTGCCCGCCGAGGTGTCCGCCGTGTCGGTGGGCGACACGCTCGATGTCATGCTGATTCCATGA
- a CDS encoding HesA/MoeB/ThiF family protein, with translation MRPLVEPVASLAPEELIRTARHAVLAGIGEEGQRRIAAARIAVVGAGGLGSPVLLSLAAAGVGELVIIDDDTVERTNLQRQLAHRVDDIGTAKTTSAARAVQALSPLTVVHERTVRLTSDNARELLEGAHLVIDGSDTFDTREAVAAAAEALGIPLVWGAVQEWSAQVTVFWSAPPEGHAPVVLGDLFPPGSAGEPPTCAQVGVLGSLCVQVGGLLATEAVKLVTGAGEPLLGRLVVIDALRARQDVIPLSPARRL, from the coding sequence ATGAGACCGCTCGTCGAGCCGGTGGCATCCCTCGCCCCCGAAGAACTCATCCGCACGGCGCGTCACGCCGTGCTCGCCGGTATCGGTGAGGAGGGGCAACGGCGGATCGCGGCCGCGCGTATCGCCGTGGTGGGCGCCGGAGGACTCGGCTCCCCCGTGCTGCTCTCGCTCGCCGCGGCGGGCGTCGGTGAGCTCGTGATCATCGACGACGACACGGTCGAACGCACCAACCTGCAGCGCCAGCTCGCCCACCGGGTCGACGACATCGGCACGGCGAAGACCACCTCCGCCGCCCGTGCCGTCCAGGCCCTGTCGCCGCTCACCGTCGTCCATGAACGCACGGTACGCCTGACCTCCGACAATGCCCGCGAGCTGCTCGAGGGCGCTCACCTCGTGATCGACGGCAGCGACACCTTCGACACCCGCGAGGCGGTGGCCGCCGCGGCCGAGGCCCTCGGCATCCCCCTCGTCTGGGGAGCCGTGCAGGAGTGGTCGGCGCAGGTGACCGTGTTCTGGTCGGCCCCGCCCGAAGGACACGCACCCGTCGTGCTCGGCGACCTCTTTCCGCCCGGATCGGCGGGCGAGCCGCCGACGTGCGCGCAGGTCGGCGTGCTCGGCTCCCTGTGCGTGCAGGTCGGCGGTCTCCTCGCGACCGAGGCCGTCAAGCTCGTCACCGGCGCGGGCGAGCCGCTCCTCGGCCGCCTCGTGGTGATCGACGCGCTCCGCGCACGTCAGGACGTCATTCCCCTGAGCCCCGCGAGGCGACTGTGA